In Zingiber officinale cultivar Zhangliang chromosome 1A, Zo_v1.1, whole genome shotgun sequence, the DNA window TGCTGAGAAGGATAATTGAAACTGTTAAGTAACATCATGAGGTACTAGtgaatgaattttgaattttaatagtgAATTAGGATATCTATTATACATTTGTTAAATCTTCCTCCCAAACAATAGGATCGATCAAAAATGTCGTCAAAGATCTGAAGTGTAAGTGTACCTTCTTTGATCTGATCCTTGTGATGCCTCTCTCAAGTCTGTTCTCCAGTTGTTTGAGCTCTTTTGCACTGAGTGAGCTCAAGGATTCACCCATCAAGTGCCTGCAAGCAACGTAGGGCCTtatgtttttttcttttaatttacaaGTTAATGACCTAGTGATTAGGAGGAAAACACATAACAAAGTTGGAGAATTCAGTACTTGTTGGCAATTTGCAACATCTGTATCTGATGGCGTAACTTTGCAGATTCTTGCTGAAAGTATTGCTGCAACATAAAATTGCACATGAGATCTTCAGTTTAGTCCTTAGTTTCGTAAGAAAAAGGCGATCGAGAATGATATATAGTTACTTGCCTGTGAGTTAGTGTCAATGGTGCAGCTTGAGTTTGAAGTGTTGGCACATGCCTTCTTGTACTTGTCTATTGTTGATCTGATGCTAAGTATCAGGAGTTCAAAAGTAGGATTAGAGAATTACAATCTAATTACTGCGGCAAGCTAGTAAAACAATAATGTGCAAAAGGCAAagaggaaggagagaaagaaaccctaattaaaattaaactgcAAGCTAGCTACTAAATGAATTAATCTTTTCATGATTTTAGTATTCTTTTATATCGAAGCAAATAACTCCGCCCATGAtaaccggtcatggccggtcccaagcccggataaaagaggagggttgcgttaggttgccagccaacgtcaaactatgacaaatattcaatgaacgaATCCATTAAATCATTATATCGAAGCAATTTTGGTGGTATATCCATCAAGCAAAAGTGATTGATCTTCTTGAATTAGAAAACTGAATGAAGAACCTGTTATTGGAGTATTCATAGAGTCGGCCACGGCTAGAGAAAACAATGAGCGAGACCTCAGCGTCACACAGCACAGACAATTCATATGCTTTCTTGAGCAACCCATTTCGTCGCTTGCAGAAGGTGACTTGACGGCTCGTGCTGTTCTCGATTCGCTTGATCTCTATCTTTCCTCTCCCCATGCTCGATTCCCTTCAATTCACCAAATAATTAGGGTTTCTGATAGAACATGATCAAATTATATTGTAGCTTTTTAGGCTTAATTAAGCTGCATATTGAGATCATAGCTTCATGATGGACAGAAAAAtcaagttattattattattattattattttcagcaCAATATTTCAAGAAAACTTGATAAAGAACTAACAGACAAATTGAAGACTTCATAAGAAACCATGAAAGATGCCTGTTCCCCcccttaaaaaatatatagagaaGAAGAATTAAATCGAACTAATTATAAGAACCAAAAATTCAAGGAAAATCTAATTCTAGAACATAGAGGTGACTCAAGATCTAGCTATTCACTTAACAAGAAGTATATTGGCCGAGCTACCTTTTCTATATCAGAGAGAGAGAAGAACTACAGAGAAAGTTAGAaatggaaaaagaagaagaaaagaaaaaagaaaaaagaaaactgATGGTAGCATGCATTACCAGAGGCAAAGAAGATGTTGCGAAAGATGGATGAGGAGGAGAATTAAATTGCGAGCAGGAGAACGAGGGGAAGGAAAAAGAGAAGGAAATGGGCACTGCATGGATTGAGCATCGGATCGAGTGTCTTTCCTCTTAAGGAAACAGGGTCCTTCCTGTTCCCGCCTGTCCTTGTGAGACATCTGCTCCGACCGTGTGGTAGCAAATCTAAGCGTAGATtctgagaaaattaaatatagcCTTTTTAGATcggtaaatatttaaattatcgtAAAATTCTTAATACTAAACTTATATTTTAGAATCATATATATTTGTAATAAAATCGTGTAATACAATGCTTTGAACTTCCACGTCAagcaacttaattaattaattaactaatctCATTTTTTATTGGCATGAGGTTCATACACCCACACAAAGCATTTCCTATTGAGAATCAAATCTTAATTTTATGCAAAATTAATTACTTCAATTGTTTAGAGATATTGTTGCTTGGAATTTTTCCCAGCACGCAATTACATTCTCTAAATTAAtcctttattaaaaaattaatatattgagAAGATGCTGCAATATAATCAATGCAAATAGATGTACATAAATGCTGTTGAAAGTTAACAGCTTCCATCTATAAAGTACAGGTAGTAAGTAATTAATTGAAAAAGCTTGATACTGCAAGTCCAACTCAGAGCTTCCAGTTCTTCTTAAGCAACATCTGCATCACTCTCTGAGCCAAGGACTGTCACAGTTCAAGAATGGAAGTGAAGAAAAGGACTTGAATTAACATATTTTGTTGATAAGGAGGATGGATGGTGACACATGGTGCAAAGCATATGGGCAAATGGCTTTAAAGCTGGGAAAGGAAAGAGTGTTTCAGATTCAGCTGCAACTGCAGTAATTTGCTGTGCATTCATGGAAGGGATGGCAGGTACATGTTTAGATATGGCAGATGCAGCACCTTTCAAGTTTTGGGGGCCAATCCTCGGCCATTGTCAGCAGATAACTATCGAGTCTGGAAAATCTCATGAGTCACTGACCCCCCAAAGAATGATGTTTGTGATCTCATCTCTCATCGGCTGCAAAATCTCAAGCTGACATGCGCTCTTGGATGTGCCCACAGAATTACGAACAACAAGACTTGATGCATCATCAGGCAGGCAGTAGTTGTGCTTGATCAAACAGTTTTACGTTCAGAATATGGGCGACGATATGGACGGAGGCGCAAGATCTCTGAAAACTCTCCAAATCACAAAGATAACAGATAAACTTTTTATTGAAACACGTAGCTAagttttctaaatattttaaatatatacctaatttttaaaatgaatatcCTATACTCTATACTTATATACTTATAGTAGTCGGctgatgtattttttttaaataaatattttttaaaaaataatttattcatatttaaaaaattaaatctctcgatatattatgtcaaattgatattgaagtacataaataaataatcagGAAAACTATATGAATATATAGAATTCTGTCAAAATAAGTTGATAGATTTAGAGAGCTCAGTACATGAAACCAAGCAGTGGCGCATGGATCCAGAAATTTAAGCATAGAGGGGCAATCACGATCTGAGTTGAGCGTGACCAATTTTTACACGGAACAAGGGACGATATCTTCCATCTCCACCAGTGAAACCCCGTAATACTACGAGTTGCATTGCCAgcaaggaggggggggggggggggggcaaccgCCGATGCCGTTCTCCCGCTGAATCTTCCCCTGAAACCAAGtactatgtgttcgtctagttttcttgattatatttatgcccttaaatattaatttgacataatatattcaAAGCAGTGATTTCGATCGAAATCGGTTGATAGACCTAGAAAGATCGAAATTGTATGAAACTAGATCTTACGTGTTCgtctaattcttctaattatATTCATCATATATATCTTAAGAGAAATGTTGTTTTAAATATGAATAagtctttaaaaaaatttatactaTTACAATCGACTAGTATAAACGAAAGAGGTAAAATAGATATAAGGGTTGATCCTTTCCGAAAATGGGAAGGTGAAAAACTGGGGATGTGCTATTGCGTTGACTAAATGTAGACCACGTTCCGTTCTACAAAATAAGCAACGTCGGTACCGAACCAGGGAAAGGGTCCCTGACGttggccttccgacgctcaagccaGTTACCGAAACACAAATAGTAAATAAAGTGTATCTCCGCCAGtgcttgaactccttttatatagAGTCCTGGTGGATGACATGCATGCTCCTCGAGGCATGGACACATTTTCTAATGTATCCTATGAAAGGATCTATCAAGAAAGTGTCtctaacaccataccttaacaagaCAAGCATATCTCTAACAAGACGATAGAAGCTTCTGCCGTATGATTTTCCTGTTGACTATGCCTCGTGTTAGCGGCACtgtctcccaaaaggatatcgagagatatGACAATGGCCCTACTGCTTGGCCGAACAGGGTAGCCGCTCGGTCGGGTCTCCTCCGCTCTATCGGCCTCAGTTGCTCTTCCTTGCGATGACTGGGTGTAATAACTTATCCCTCCCGATCGAACAAGCTCTTCGGTCTCCCTAGCGTCTCGCTACTTCACACTAAGCGTCTGGCTGCCTTACCGTATTATCCCGAGCTGGACGGGTGGTCAGCTCGGACAAGTCCCTTGCCGATCGAATAATGATTACCCCGACCGACCATTGTAGTCATCCTTCGCTCGGTTATCGTAGGCGAGCCTTCTGATACcagtgttgaccaccttgactttgacctccacctcggTAGTTGACCCGTGCCGAGCGGGCCCGCCTTTATAATCGCATCACAAGTCTCCTCCTCAAATCTAGTCAAAGGAgattgcaagtccgactgactggactagtaGAGTCTTCGATGGTTTCCACGTCTGATCGGACCATATACGCTCCCAAGTTCCTGATCGGAACAAATGTCTACGTCGTTGTCTTCATTGCGCTAGCTGGGTTTGTAGCTGCCTCTCGGATCATATTGCTAAAGGCAGATGGTGTATCAACCGCTCGGCAGTGTGATAACCCACTCTCTGTGCCGATTAGGACAATAGGCGACAACACTTGGCGAAATTTCTCCTTTCCCTGCGCTTCCTCGGATGAGCACCCTTTCATAGTAGTTGATGTCATCTAAATTTCTTGAAGACCGTGTAAATCTCTAATCATTATGACTGCACGCAGTCATactttttaattaagtctcattaATGTCTTCCGATAATTGAACGACACGTGTCCCACTTTCTGCCGCCGCACGTTTGACATGACAGGCGGATATCCGCTGATGATGTGACATGTGTCTTTTCAAATTCTACGGCCCAATCttctcttgtttttcgaatcctGGATCGGACGACTCAGGGTGACCAACCGTGAGGGTTATAAACCCCACTTCGCGTTGTCGCCGTCTTCATTTCGtatgccttcgtcttcgagccttcTCTGCAATGCttcatcttttcttcttctccggcgatcATTTTTTGTAAGCTTCTTCGCTTTTTTCCTTATCTGAATCCGTTCGTTGCTCCTTCTCGAATCTTTTATTTTCAATGGTCAGTTCTTCACAACCCCCGTCCTTGTCCCTGGGCTCTGGTATACTTCCACCGACTCCAGGTTCGATGGGGACGACATTGAAAATCTGAAATTCACCTATCACTTCCCATCTGattaccaagttgtcattccatctgCGCACGACCGACCACACGAACCACCAACAGGGGTTTTTGTGTTTTTTTAAGGATTAGTTCACCGCCGGCCTTCAGTTCCCCATTCATCTCTTCTTTTCCGCTGTttgtaaatatttccatatttccctTAATCAGTTGGTGCCAAACTCCTTAGACTGCTGTGCTGGGTCGTAGTTTTATTCCTCCTGCACAACATTTCCTTGGCACTTTGGCTCTTTCATTATTTTTGTTACCCTAAATTATTTGAGCTGGGGAGCTTCttgttccaagcccgagtggacttagtcttttttgataaaatatcGTCCTCCAATAAGTATTGGAGGGACCACTACTTTTTTCTTCGTTTTCCAGAGCGGCCAGACTTTCCCATCGACTGCAGATAGAAGTGATGAATCCCCCATCGCTCGGGAAGTACAAAAGGCGATCAAACTTCCTCCAGGCAGCTTTCAGTTTGGTCGGTCAGAAATACCACATTCATCGGTTGCTATTAGAGGGCGTCCTTTACGTGTTCAGTCTGAGCCCGATCTGCacgtagggatgtaaatgaactaagcgttcgtgaacaagcttggtgttcgtcttggtaagagcttatttatgttcgttcaatatacataagattaattaaacaaacaagcttgaacaactcgttaagctaaacaaacaagcttgaacacatatatgtttagttcgttaacgttcgtgaacaatgttcgtgaacaacgttcatgaacaatgttcatgaaccatattcattaataaagctctttttaatatgctaaataaacaataaaataaaataaaataaataaatttaaattatcaagctcaatatccaatcaaacaactaaaactttcaaacaattaaataagcttgaattgagagcttgataatatctaaatgaaccaagctcgaaccaagctcaagccaagcttgaattaagagcttgataacatctaaacgaaccaagctcaagccaagcttcaaacaagtgtaagatcataaaaaataaaccaagccaagcttggacactcatttcaaaatcttGGTTCAATTTAAGCTCGGCTtggctcggcttggttaccttatcaaacaagcttgaacaccccaaagctcgactcgactcggcttgtttacagtCCTATCTGCACGCGGCTTCCGTctagcctaggtatgctctttcttctcttcatctttgaatctaactgattttactTTCTTTTTTGCAGCTAACATCATATTAAGGGTGTGTCTGGCCGGCAAGAGCAAACTCATGGACGTAAAAATCAATGTTGCGGCAATGGTTAAATTGGAGAGTCGCGACCTTCAACCGGTCGGCTCCCACGAGGATCCGGTGGATGATGCCGAAGGAACGTAAGCTCCGACCAGCGAGGGTGGAAGAAGTCAGACTGCGGCTAGTGATGCAGTGGCCGGTATAGCAGACCTTCCTCCCAAATGACCCTTGATGCTGCTGATCGCAGTGGCTTCTGAGTCGGCTACTTTTGACGAACCCCTGTAACGACGTAAGAGGCGTCGTGCGGAAGTGTCCTCCCGCTCTGTCACTTCTACTCTGCAGACTCCAACCCAAGTCGGTTCATGACCATCTTCCGAGCGGGGTGAGACATCCATGCCTGCTCTTCCTAAGCAAGGAGCAACAATGCTCCACACCTCCATGTCATCCGACCGGATGCCATCGTTGTCTGAGCTGCTGGGGGCAATTTGTGCACCACTGGTCGCCTTCATGCTACCTTAATCCTTGCTAACGGCCCAAGTGTCCCACATCTGACCAACCCCAATGACCCAGTCTTCAGGCAGAGCTACCTTGGAACCCTCTGGCCCGAGTGACCACAGACAAATAACGACAATTATCTATTTACTAACCGATAAGTGGCGCAGTTCGGATGATGTTACATCCTGTACCCCCGAGCACCAGATACGGATCCAAGGGCTGCTCGCCAAATATGGGTTGATGCCCGGGCTTGTGCTGTGGTCATTTCTCCAAAGGAGTTTGCAAACAACCATACCCAGATGCCCACTGGGGTATGTACGTTGCCTTTGTATTTACTTCTTTTTATCCGCTCGGCTTTTACAATTTCCTTGTTGTTGTAATACTAGGTCGAGAACTTGACCATGTGCTAGAGGCTTAGATTTTTGGAACATGAAGTCTAGCAGTTACGCGCTCTGAGCAGCCAATCAACAGCTTTTGAGGTGCGCTTGGAGCAACTGATTGTCAAGGCAGACCAACTAAGGGTCGATCTGCAAAAGAGCTCCTAGCTGCTGGAGGCAGAGAGAGGCAATAACACCGAGCAAGCTTCGCAACTAGCGAGGCTTAATAAGCAGGTCAACTCCTTCGAGTCGAAGATCCACTCGGCTAATACCAGGAAGCTTCGAGCTATTAAGGACCTAAAGATCAAGAACAAGGAGGCTTGGATCTTGGTTCAAAACTTGAAGGAGGCGGAGGCAACTCTgaatgccgagcgggagagccgatcGGCTGAACAAGCAGCGGTGCAAGAACAGCTAACCACTAAGCAGCTCTGAATGCTAACCGCTAAGCAGCGGTGCAAGAATAGCGAAAGATTgcagaagtcgatgcagacccgccacttattgcttggcttggagactaacatgACATTGGCGAGCCAGCTTAGGAATTGAACTTTACGGATGTGACCGACCTCCAGTAATTTTTCTATATCCGCCTGGATGATCTGATTTTACTCTGCGATGAAGTCCCTCTTCTTCTGCTTCACAGACCGAGAGTttggtcggacatgaagctcgtgctgagtTACACTCAGCGAGATGCCCGAGATCTTGTGCATCGACCAAGCAAACACATCATGCTTTCGCCTAAGGCAGACAACCAACTCTGCCTTTTTCTTCTCACTTTCCAGGTCGGCAGCGATAAACGTAGTTGCCTTTGACCGACTATGGTGGATCTagaccttctccttttcttcattGACCAGCGAAGGAGGTTCCTCCCTGATATCATTCACCTTCAAGCACGGGTTCTTCCGAGCgacccttgctccaaacttgacCATCTCGAAGTAGCATCGCTGAGTGGCCAACTGGTCGCCTTTGACTTCGCCTACATAGTTGTCCACCGGAAACTTAATTTTCTGGCAGAAGGTTGACACTAtcgctcggaactcattgagggctggtcggcccaatatgacgttgtaggTGGATGTCGCAcccaccacaatgaagttcgtGGTCCTCGTCCTCTTCAGTGGTTCCTCTCTGAGCGAAATGGCTAGTCGTGCCTAGTTGATCAACAACACTTCGTTGTTTGTAAATCCATAGAGCAGGGTCATCATTGGCTGCAACTTGCTCCGATCGAATTAtagttgatcgaatgccttcttgaatataatattcaccgagCTTCTTGTATCAACAAAGgtttggtgaatagtataattagcgatTACCGCTCAGATGATCAAGGAGTCGTCGTGAGGGATCTTCCCTCTCTCTAAGTCTCGGGGGCCGAAACTTATTTCAAGTCCTTTAATTCTTCGTACTGCACCCCACAACGTGGATCTCCAGTCGCCGAGCATGCGATTTCCTCGCTCGATTGGAATCACCGTCGGTCGACCCACCGATAATTATTCCAATTTCTCCCTAAGCGacattgctcctattttcttccttCCGTGCCGAGGGTCTATTCTGCTCAACAGAAGCTCGGGCGGGAGTCAAGTTGTTCCTTCTCTGGTGCTATTGATGGTGCTGCTCATATGcccccctctcttcctcctttcggCTGGTTAACCGACATCTATGATGTCTGACCGAAGACGATATCCTCGTGGAGCCGGTCGGTTTACGATCGGAGTCAGATCATAATAGTCATGTGTGTTGTGCATAGCCGACTGATAGAAGGAGCAGAATAGTGGAGTCCATTCCTTGCCTTTTACAGATTTCGGGTGACCGGCTAccacatgctgcacgacatgAGTCCTGGGTTCATGGTGTGGTTGTGCTCCTCCCGATCGAGGCCCCTTTGGGGGTTGATGGCTACTCGATGGTCACCGCTCGAGCACTGCTATGGCCTTCGCAAGTGCCTCTTTTCTTCTGGCTGTCTGGGCTTCTTCAACCTTGATGTATTTCGTGGCCTTCCTGAGCAGATGGTCGAAGTCCCTCGGCAGCTTCCGGTTGAGTGATCGaaagaactctccttcggtgaGACCTTGGGCGAATGCGTTCACCAATACTTCTGCAGAGATCGAGGGAATATCAATGGCCATTTGGTTGAAGTGCTGGATGTAGGCCCTCAGTGTCTCCCTGGGTCCTTATTTCAAGGAGAACAGATTGACGCTTGTCTTATGGTGGCggcgactactggcgaagtggtatAAAAATATCGCTCGGAAGTTCTTGAAGCTGTGAATGAATCCGTTTGACAATCTCTTGAATGAACATTGTGCCGATCTGGAGAGGGTGGTGAGATAGACCTGACATTTCACCCCGTCGGTGTACTAATGAAATGTGTCATgttg includes these proteins:
- the LOC122013927 gene encoding agamous-like MADS-box protein AGL11; translation: MGRGKIEIKRIENSTSRQVTFCKRRNGLLKKAYELSVLCDAEVSLIVFSSRGRLYEYSNNSIRSTIDKYKKACANTSNSSCTIDTNSQQYFQQESAKLRHQIQMLQIANKHLMGESLSSLSAKELKQLENRLERGITRIRSKKHELLFAEIEHMQKREVELQNHNVYLRTKVADTERAQEVIASTGPEFATLVTAYDSRNYYHVSMMEGAPHCSGHQDQTALQLGYVMKDTSAAAKELM